The nucleotide window ACGCTTCCCGGAACCGGAATCCCGCCCGGATTCCGGTCCGGGTCGGCAACGGTCAGAGGGCGTGAAGAAGGTGTGCAAGGTGCATGACGGGACGCGATTCTGTCTGTCGTCACCGCATCCACTGTCGTAGGTTCTTATGCAGATGAGAGATACACCCCGCCCACAGGGGACTGTGGGCGAGTCCAGGTCGGGGCCTCCCCAGCTTCGCTCTGGTCGTGCCCTCGCGCACACACCCGGAGCTTCCGGCTCCGGTTCTCCTCACCGATCGGATGGCCGCTCGCCCCAAACCCCCCGGGGCGCGCGGCACACCGATCCGGTCGGCCGTCCTCGAACCTCCCCCCCTGTTCGAGGACGGCCGACCATCTTCTCCGGCCGTCGCGCCGCCCTCCTCCTTCTCGGCGCCCCGGCCCTCCTCTTCGCGTTGATCACCTGGCAGGTCCTCACGCACGGCCCGCTGGCCCGCGCGGACGAGCGTCTCAGTGACTCCCTGGTCCACCGGGGCGACGCCACCCAGTTCCTGGCCGACCTCGGCAATGTCACGGTCGCCGTCCCGGTTCTGGCCGTCGTCGCCGCGTATGCCGCGTGGCGTGCCCGTGCCACTGGTGGGGACCACTGGTGGCGGCGGCCCGCCGCCGCTGCCCTCCTCATGGCCGCGGTGCCGCTCTGGGTCGTCCCGCTGAAGGAGCTCATCGCCCGCTCGGGCCCCGCGATCATGGGCCCGGGCACGGGTTTCTACCCGTCCGGCCACACGGCGACCGCCTCCATGGCGTACGGCGGTGCCGTCCTGCTTCTGCTGCCCCGGCTGCGCGGCGCTCTCGCCCGCCGCGCGCTCGTCGTCCTCGCGCTCGTCGTGAACCTCGGGGTCGGCTTCGGCCTGGTGCGCCAGGGCTACCACTGGCCGTTCGACGTGGTGGCGAGCTGGTGCGTGTGCGCGCTGCTGCTCTCCACTCCGTGGTTGCGGGTGGGTCGCCCCGCTGGATGAGGTCGCGCCGCTCCACCGGGTGACGTCGGCGTCGGCCGCACGGGCGGCCGACGAGAGCGCGTCGCGGCCGGGGAACGGCCGCCGTCACGACGTGTGTGGCTGTCAGCCCCCGGCTACCGGTCCTCGTCCCCGGCCAGGCTCGCCGCGGCCTCGTGCATCGCCAGTTCGAGGAGCGCCGGGTCGGTGAGCGTGCCGGTGCCGTCCGGCGGGATCAGCCAGCGCGCAGCGCCGCTCTGGCGTCCCGGGTACGGCACCACGATCCAGGTGCCGTAGCCCGCGCTGCGCACGCCTGTGCCGAGCCACCGGGACGCCGTGCCCGGCGGTACGAAGAACCCCATGCGGTCGTCGCCGAAGCCGACGAGTACGGGTCCGGGCTGGTCGATGATGCGGGTCAGGACGTCGAGCGTGGGGTAGCCGAGTTCGCCCGGCAGGATCAGCACGTCCCAGGCCCTGCCCGCCGGGAGCAGGGCGACCCCCAGGGGGTTGCGCTCCCACTCCCAGCGGCAGGCCTCCGGATCCGGTGCTGCGGATGCCAGCCACTCGACCGCCGTCTTGGCCCCAGTCATGACAGGGACGTTCCTCTCTGTTGTCCTCCCGAGGACGCTGTTCGCGTCAGGAGCACAGACAGAGGTCCCGGCCGGGCATTACGCGGGTTTTCTCAACTTGTCGGTGGTGAAGGAGCAGCGGTGATCGAGCAGGGCGTACGCCTACTGGTCACGAGTGCTCCGACGCGCCGGTACCGGCGCCGGGGCGTCAGCTGTCGAAGCCCAGCCCCATCCGGTCCATCGCCTTCAGCCACAGGTTGCGCCGGCCCCCGTGGGAGTCGGCGCGGGCCAGGGACCACTTGGTGAGGGCGATACCCGTCCAGGCGAACGGCTCGGGCGGGAAGGGCAGCGGCTTCTTGCGGACCATCTCCAGTTCGGTCAGCTCGGTGCGCTCCCCCGACAGCAGGTCGAGCATCACCTCGGCGCCGAACCGGGTGGCCCCGACGCCCAGCCCGGTGTACCCGGCCGCGTACGCCACCTTGCCCTGGTGGGCCGTGCCGAAGAACGCCGAGAAGCGCGAGCAGGTGTCGATGGCCCCGCCCCAGGCGTTGGTGAACCGGACGCCCTCCAGCTGCGGGAAGCAGGTGAAGAAGTGCCCGGCGAGCTTGGCGTACGTCTCGGGCCGGTCGTCGTACTCGGCGCGGAGGCGACCGCCGTACTGATAGATCGCGTCGTAGCCGCCCCAGAGGATGCGGTTGTCGGCGGACAGCCGGAAGTAGTGGAACTGGTTGGCCGAGTCGCCGAGCCCCTGCCGGTTCTTCCAGCCGATCGAGTCGAGCTGCTCGGCGGTCAGCGGCTCGGTCATCAGGGCGTAGTCGTAGACCGGGACGGTGTACGCGCGGACGCGCTTGACCAGGCTCGGGAAGATGTTCGTGCCGAGGGCGATGTGCCGGGCGCGGACGCTGCCGTACGGGGTGCGTACGGCCATACCGGCGCCATAGGGCTTCAGCGTCAGCGCGGGGGTGTGCTCGTAGACGCGGACGCCGAGCCGCACGCAGGCCCGCTTCAGGTTCCACGCCAGCTTCGCGGGGTGCAGCATGGCGACTCCCCGGCGGTCGTGCAGGCCCGCCTCGAAGGTCGGGGAGGCGACCTGGTCGCGGACCGCGTCGGCGTCGAGGAACTCGATGCCGTCGGCGAGGCCCTTGCGTTCGATCTCCTCGTACCAGTCACGCAGTTCCCACGCCTGGTACGTCTCGGTGGCCACGTCGATCTCGCCGGTGCGTTCGAAGTCGCAGTCGAGATCGTGCCGGGCGACCGCCGCCTCGATCTCGTCGAGGTTGCGGTCCCCCAGCTCCTGGAGCTTGTGGATCTCGTCGGGCCAGCGGGCGAGGCCGTTGGCCAGGCCGTGGGTGATCGAGGCGGCGCAGAAGCCGCCGTTGCGACCGGAGGCGGCCCAGCCCACCTCGCGGCCTTCCAGCAGGACGACATCCCGCCCCGGCTCGCGCTCCTTGGCGACGAGCGCGGTCCACAGTCCGCTGTAGCCGCCGCCGACGACCAGCAGATCGCAGGTCTCGGTGCCGGTCAGCGCGGGCTCGGGGTGGGGCTTGCCCGGGTCTTCGAGCCAGTACGGAACCGGCTGTGCGTCGGAAAGAGACTTTGTCCAACGGGTCATGGCGCTTGGGGCCATGATTTCAACTCCCTACAGAGCCAATTCGGGTCGCCGAGGCTTATGCCTTCTGCTTTTTTCTGCGGTTTCCGATGGCCATTCCGGCCACCACGAACAGTACGGCGACAAGGAACATGGCCGTACCGATGACATTGATCTGGACGGGCGTGCCGCGCTGTGCCGAGCCCCAGACGAACATGGGGAAGGTGACGGTCGAGCCCGCGTTGAAATTGGTGATGATGAAGTCGTCGAAGGAGAGCGCGAAGGCCAGCAGCGCGCCCGCGGCGATACCGGGGGCGGCGATGGGCAGGGTGACCCGGACGAAGGTCTGGACGGGACCGGCGTACAGATCGCGCGCGGCCTCCTCCAGTCTCGGGTCCATCGACATCACGCGCGCCTTGACGGCGACGACGACGAAGCTGAGGCAGAACATGATGTGGGCGATCAGGATCGTCCAGAAACCCAACTGCGCACCCAGATTGAGGAACAGGGTGAGCAGCGAGGCGGCCATCACGACCTCGGGCATCGCCATGGGGAGGAAGATCAGCGAGTTCACCGCGCCCCGCGCGCGGAACCGGTAGCGGACGAGCGCGAAGGCGATCATCGTGCCGAGGACGGTCGCGCCGAGCGTCGCCCAGGCCGCCAGCTGGAGGCTCAGCGAGAGCGAGCCGCACAGGTCGGCGACACCGCACGGATCGGTCCAGGCGGCCGTGGAGAACTGCTGCCACTCGTAGTTGAATCGGCCCTTCGGTTGATTGAAGGAGAAGACCGTGACGACGACGTTCGGCAGAAGCAGATAACCGAGTGTCAGCAGTCCCGCGATGACCACAAGACGGCTCTTGAGCCAGTTGACGCTCGTGCCGAATATGCGACTCTGTCGCGTGTCCATTTAAACCAGATCCTCCGTCCCGGACTTGCGGATGTACACCGTGACCATGAGCAGGATCGCGGCCATGAGGATGAACGAGAGGGCCGCCGCCGTCGGATAGTCGAGAATCCGCAGGAACTGGCTCTGGATGACGTTTCCGATCATCTGGGTGTTGGTGGAGCCGAGCAGTTCGGCGTTCACGTAGTCGCCGCTCGCCGGAATGAAGGTCAGCAGCGTGCCGGAGACGACACCGGGCATGGACAGCGGGAAGGTGACCTTGCGGAAGGTCGTGAACGGCCTCGCGTACAGATCGCCGGCCGCCTCGTGCAGCCGCCCGTCGATGCGCTCCAGCGAGGTGTACAGCGGCAGGATCATGAACGGCAGGAAGTTGTACGTGAGGCCGCAGACCACCGCGAGCGGGGTGGCCAGCACCCGGTCACCGGCCGTCAGGCCGAGCCAGCTGGTGACGTCCAGGACGTGCAGCGAGCCGAGGGCGCCGACGACCGGGCCGCCGTCCGAGAGGATCGTCTTCCAGGCGAGCGTACGGATCAGGAAGCTGGTGAAGAACGGGGCGATCACCAGGATCAGGATCAGATTGCGCCAGCGGCCCGCGCGGAACGCGATCAGATACGCCAGCGGATAGCCGAGCAGCAGACACAGGATCGTCGCCGAGCCCGCGTAGAGCACCGAGCGCAGGAACTGCGGGTAGTACTCGGACAGCGCGTCCCAGTAGGTCGCGAAGTGCCAGGTGACCTTGTAGCCGTCCTCCAGCGAGCCTGTCTGCACGGACGTGGAGGCCTGGTAGACCATCGGCATCGCGAAGAACACCACGAGCCAGATGAGACCGGGCGCGAGCAGCAGATAGGGCGTCCAGCGGCCTCTCTTGCGGGGCGGCTTCGCCGTGGGGCCGGGAGCGAGGGGCGGTGGGGCCTCGGCCGCGGCTTCGGTGAGGGTCGACATCAGACGGCCGCCCCTTCTTCGACACCGGCGGAGCCCGCTGTCCCGGCAAGCAGGGACTGGGCCGCGTCCAGGCCGAAGGTGTGGGCCGGGCTCCAGTGCAGGACGACGTCGGCGCCGGGGACGAGCCGGGCGTCGCGGTCGATGTTCTGGACGTACACCTCGAACTCGGGGCAGACCGAGCTGTCGATGACGTACTGCGTGGAGACGCCGATGAAGCTGGTGGCGGCGATCTTGCCGGTGATGCGGTTGCGGCCGACGGGGATCTCGCCGGCGTCGTCCGCGTGCGTGAGGGTGATCTTCTCGGGGCGTACCCCGACGAGGACCTTGCCGCCGGTGCGGGTGGGCGCGGAACATCGCGCCTCGGGGAGGAGCAGCTTGCCGTCGCCCGCCTTCAGCACGATCTCGGCGCCGCTCTGGGAGTCGACCTCGGCCTCGATGAGGTTGGAGGTGCCGAGGAAGTTGGCGACGAAGGTGGTCTTCGGGTTCTCGTACAGGTCGGCCGGGGAGCCGAGCTGCTCGACGCGGCCGCCGTTCATCACCGCGACCGTGTCGGCCATGGTCATGGCCTCCTCCTGGTCGTGCGTGACATGGATGAACGTGATGCCGACCTCGGTCTGGATGCGCTTCAGCTCCAGCTGCATCTGGCGGCGCAGCTTGAGGTCGAGGGCGCCGAGGGGCTCGTCGAGGAGCAGGACCTTGGGGTGGTTGATGAGCGCGCGGGCGACGGCGACGCGCTGCTGCTGGCCGCCGGACAGCTGGTGCGGCTTCTTGCGCGCCTGCTCGCCGAGCTGGACCAGCTCCAGCATCTCCTCGACCTGCTTCTTCACGCTCTTGATGCCACGCCTGCGCAGGCCGAAGGCGACGTTCTCGAAGATGTCGAGGTGCGGGAAGAGGGCGTACGACTGGAAGACCGTGTTCACCGGCCGCTTGTACGGGGGCAGGTTCGTCACGTCGTGGTCGCCGAGCGAGACCGTGCCGCAGGAAGGTTCCTCCAGGCCGGCGATCATGCGGAGGGTGGTGGTCTTGCCGCAGCCGGAGGCGCCGAGGAGGGCGAAGAAGGAACCTTCCGGCACGGTCAGGTCGAGCGGGTGGACGGCCGTGAAGGAGCCGTAGGTCTTGCCTATGCCGGAGAGGCGGACGTCACCGCTGCCGTTGTCTGTGGTTTTCTTGCTGGTCATCGTCCTCGTCACGCCCCTGTCAGCTTCGCGAACTTCTCTTCGTACGCCGTCTCTTCCTTCTGGGTGAGGGAGCGGAAGGCGTGGGACTTGGCTGCCATGGCCGCGTCGGGAATGATCAGCGGGTTGTTCGCCGCGTCCGGGTCGATCTTGGCCAGCTCCGCCTTCACCCCGTCGACGGGGCACACGTAGTTGATGTACGCGGCGAGCTCGGCGGCCGGCTTCGGCTCGTAGTAGTAGTCGATGAGCCGTTCGGCGTTGGTCTTGTGCCGGGCCCGGTTGGGGATCAGCAGGTTGTCCGTCGAGGTCAGATAGCCGCTGTCGGGGATGACGAAGTCGATGTCCGGGGTGTCGGCCTTGAGCTGGACGACGTCGCCGGCCCAGGCGATACAGGCCGCGAGGTCGCCCTTGCTGAGGTCCGAGGTGTAGTCGTTGCCGGTGAAGCGGCGTATCTGGCCCTTGTCGACGGCCTTCTGCAGGCGGGCGATCGCCGCGTCGAAGTCGTCGTCGGTGAACTTCGCCGGGTCCTTGCCCATGTCCAGCAGGGTCATGCCCATGCTGTCGCGCATCTCGGAGAGGAAGCCGATCCGGCCCTTCAGTCTGGGGTTGTCGAGCATGTCCGAGACCGACTTCACCTCCTCGCCGTCGAGGGCCTTCTTGTTGTAGGCGATGACGGTGGAGATGCCGGTCCAGGGGTACGAGTAGGCGCGCCCGGGGTCCCAGTCGGGGCCGCGGAACTGCTGGGACAGGTTCAGATAGGCGTGCGGCAGGTTGGACGCGTCGAGTTTCTGGACCCACCCGAAGCGGATCAGCCGGGCGGCGAGCCAGTCGGTGACGCAGATCAGGTCGCGCCCGGTGTCCTGACCCGCGGCGAGCTGCGGCTTGATCTTGCCGAAGAACTCGACGTTGTCGTTGATGTCCTCGGTGTACTTGACCGCGATACCGGTGCGCTTGGTGAACTGCTCCAGGCTGGGGTGGTGCTTGCCGCTGTCGTCGACGTCCATGTACTCGGTCCAGTTGGAGAAGTTGATCTCCTTCTCCTCGGCCGAGTGGTCCTCGGACGAGACGCCCGAGGTGTTCTTCGCCGCGGGGATGCCACAGGCGCTCAGCGCGCCGAGCCCGCCGATCGCCAGTGCGCCGCCGGTTCCGGCACGCAGCAGCGAGCGGCGGCCGAGTGCGGCCCTGCCGCTGGTGAGACTGCGCCGCATGGCGGCCACCTGGGCCGGGGACAGGCGGTCGGGCTCGTACTGCTCCATGCGCGTGGTGCCCTTTCGGAGGTGCCCTGTCGGGAAGGTGAGCGGAGACCGGCCGGAGGTCGGGCGGTCGGACTCCGAGATGGCTAGCGGTCCCCGAAGATCGTGCGGTGCCAGTCCTTCCTGGCAACCGCCGTATTGTCGAACATGACGTGCTTGATCTGGGTGTACTCCTCGAACGAGTACGCGGACATGTCCTTGCCGAAGCCGGACGCCTTGTATCCGCCGTGGGGCATCTCGCTGATGATCGGAATGTGGTCGTTGACCCACACACAGCCCGCCTTGATCTCGCGGGTGGCACGGTTCGCGCGGTAGACGTCCCGGCTCCAGGCGGAGGCGGCGAGCCCATACGGCGTGTCGTTCGCGAGGCGGATGCCCTCGTCGTCGCTGTCGAACGGCAGGACGACCAGCACCGGCCCGAAGAGCTCGGACTGGACGATCTCGCTGTCCTGGGGGGCGTCGGCGACGAGGGTCGGGCGATAGTACGCGCCCTTTTCGAGCTCCCCCTGTGGCGCCTCGCCGCCGGTCACCACGCGCGCGTACGCGCGTGCCCGCTCGACGAACCCGGCGACCCTGTCGCGCTGGACGTGCGAGATCAGCGGCCCGAGGTCGGTGCCGTGCGCGAAGGGGTCGCCCAGCCGGACGGTCTCCATGAGGGCGGCCGTTCTCGCGACGAACTCCTCGTAGAGGGGACGCTGTACGTACGCGCGCGTGGCGGCCGTGCAGTCCTGCCCGGTGTTGATGAGGGCGCCCGCGACCGCGCCGTTGACGGCGGCCTCCAGGTCCGCGTCGTCGAAGACGAGGAAGGGGGCCTTGCCGCCCAGCTCCAGATGGATGCGCTTGACGGTGGCGGTGGCGATCTCGGCGACGCGCTTGCCGACGGCGGTGGAACCGGTGAAGGAGGTCATGGCCACGTCCGGGTGCCCGACGAGGTGCTCGCCGGCCTCCTTGCCGGTGCCGGTGACGATGTTGATCACCCCGTCCGGGATGCCCGCGGCGGTGGCGGCCTCCGCGAACAGCAGCGAGGTCAGCGGGGTCAGCTCGGCGGGCTTCAGCACGATCGTGTTGCCCGCCGCGACGGCCGGGAGGATCTTCCAGGCGGCCATCTGGAGCGGATAGTTCCAGGGCGCGATGGAGCCGACGACCCCGATGGGCTCACGGCGTACGTACGAGGTGTGGTCGCCGGAGTACTCGCCGGCCGACTGGCCCTGGAGGTGCCGGGCGGCGCCCGCGAAGAACGCGGTGTTGTCGATGGTCCCCGGCACGTCGAACTCGCGGGTGAGCTTGAGCGGCTTGCCGCACTGCAGGGACTCGGCCCGCGCGAACTCCTCCGCCCGGTCGGCCAGGACGGCGGCGAAGCGGTGCAGCGCCTCGGACCGCTCACCGGGCGTGGTGGCGGCCCAGCCCGGGAAGGCGGCGCGGGCGGCGGCCACGGCGGCGTCGACGTCGTCCGTGCCGGCCAGCTCGAAGGTGTAGACCTCGTCGCCGGTCGCGGGGTCGACGACCGCGTGGGTACGGCCGGTGGTGCCCTTGGTCAGGCGGCCCCCGATGTACTGCGCGCCGGCCGCGAGGCGTTCCTGCGCGGGGAATCGGTCCGGGGTGGCGGTGCCCGCCTTGTGCATGTCGCTCTCCTCCGCCTGTGCCCCCTCTGCCCCGGGGACGGGTGGCGTAGCTCCAGCTCGATTTGAGTGCCGATCCTGGCAGAGCAATGGGGCATCAACAAGTGATTCCGTTGTTGCCTTTTGGTTACGCAACGGAATCTGTCGACGGGGTGTCGACTCGGGGTGAAAAACAGGGGACGGATTGTCAGTGGTGGCTGCCAGACTCGTGGGCATGGGGAAGATCGAATCTTGGGACACCCTCACGAGGGAGGTCCGTGCGGGGGCGAAGGTCAAGTATCTGCACTTCTGGGGGCACCGGCCGCGGCCCGACGGTCAGGTGGGCGCGAGCTGTCTGAGCCAGTGGTGGCCGTCGCCGTTCACGGTCGACGGAGTGCGGTACGCGACGGCGGAGCACTGGATGATGGCGTCGAAGGCCCGGCTGTTCGGGGACGAGGAGGCGGCGGAGAAGGCCGTCGCGGCGTCCAGTCCGGCACTGGCGAAGAAGGTCGGGCGGCTGGTGCGCGACTTCGACGAGTCGATATGGGAGCGGGAGCGCTTCGGGATCGTCGTCGAGGGCAGCGTCCACAAGTTCGGGGCGCACGAGGACCTGCGGGCGTTCCTGCTGGGCACGGGTCGGCGCGTGCTCGTCGAGGCCAGCCCGGTGGACCGCGTGTGGGGCATCGGACTGGCCAAGGACGACGAGCGGGCGTACGACCCCGCGCGCTGGCGGGGGCCGAATCTGCTGGGGTTCGCGTTGATGGAGGCGCGGGAGCGGTTGCTGGGGTCTGTCTGACAGTCAGCGGGGGGGGCGGCATAGCACCGGGCGCGTAGACGGCTCCGGGGGCGGGCACCGCGTGTGCCGTTCGGTGCCTCGTCGGGCGGCGTGCGCGGTCCCCTCTGTTCCGTTCCGTGCCGTCGTACGTTCCGTCATGCTTAGGCCCTGCCTCGGAGGCATGGGCCGCCGCCTACGATGATCCCCGAGTCATCGATCAGCCGATCACCCGCGTCCCCGCCGAGGCCATGGTCCCGGGGACGCCGTTCCCGGGGAGGAACCTTGACCGACCAGACCGCCGCACCCGGCGCCCGCGACCTGAACACCTTCATCGCGAGGCTGCCCAAGGCCGAACTGCACGTCCACCACGTCGGCTCCGCCTCCCCCCGGATCGTCTCCGAGCTGGCCGCCCGTCACCCCGACTCCAAGGTGCCGACCGACCCCGAGGCCCTCGCCGACTACTTCACGTTCACGGACTTCGCGCACTTCATCCAGGTGTACCTGTCGGTCGTCGACCTGATCCGCACCCCGGAGGACGTACGGCTGCTGACCTACGAGGTGGCCCGGGAGCTGTCCCGCCAGCAGGTGCGTTACGCCGAGCTGACCATCACCCCGTACTCCTCCACCCGGCGCGGGATAGACGCGCGGGCCTTCATGGACGCGATCGAGGACGCGCGCAAGGCGGCCGAGGCCGACTTCGGGACCGTACTGCGGTGGTGCTTCGACATTCCCGGCGAGGCGGGGCTCGTCGCCGCCGAGGAGACGGTCCGGCTCGCCACGGACGACCGGCTGCGGCCGGAGGGGCTGGTGTCGTTCGGGCTCGGCGGGCCCGAGGTCGGCGTACCGAGGCCGCAGTTCAAGCCGTACTTCGACCGGGCCATCGCCGCCGGTCTGCACTCCGTGCCGCACGCCGGTGAGACGACCGGCCCGGAAACGGTGTGGGACGCGGTCAACGAGCTGCGCGCCGAGCGGATCGGGCACGGCACCAGCTCCGCGCAGGACCCGAAGCTCCTCGCCCACCTCGCCGAGCACGGGATCGCGCTGGAGGTGTGCCCGACGTCGAACATCGCGACGCGCGCGGTCCGCGTCCTCGACGAGCATCCCGTCAAGGAGTTCGTGAAGGCCGGGGTCCTGGTCACGATCAACTCCGACGACCCGCCGATGTTCGGCACCGACCTCAACACGGAGTACGCGGTCGCCGCGCGGCTCCTCGACCTCGACGAGCAGGGGCTGGCCGCGCTCGCGAAGAACGCGGTGGAGGCGTCGTTCCTCGACGAGGCGGGCAAGGCGCGGCTGGCCGGGGAGATCGACACCTACACCTCGGCCTGGCTCACCCCCTGACCCGAACCGCACAATGGGCGCCATGCGCAACCTGACCGCCGTCGCCCATCGCGGCGCTCCCTACCGTGTCCGTGAGAACACGCTCGACTCGCTGCGTTCCGCGCTTACCCTCGGCGCGGACGCCGTCGAGTTCGATGTGCGGTCGACGCGCGACGGCGTACCCGTGCTGCTGCACGACTCCACACTGAACCGGCTCTGGGAACTGGACCGTCCGCTGACCGCGCTCTCCGCCGCCGAGGTGCGGGGCCTCACCGGGGAGGGCGTCCCCACCCTCGTGGACGCACTGCGGGTCACCGAGGGGGCGCGGGTCATGGTCGACCTGCCCGGGGAGGTCGACACGCGGGGAGCGCGCCGGGTGGTGGACGTCGTACGGGAGTGCGGGGCGGCGGAGCGGGTGTACTACAGCGCCGGGCCCGCGACGATGCTCGCGGTGCGGTCCGTCGACCCCGCCGCCGAGATCGCGCTGACCTGGAAGACCCTCGCACCGCCGCGGCCGGCACTGCTCGACGCGGTACGGCCGCGGTGGCTGAACTACCGGTTCGGGCTGGTGAGCCGGGGGCTCGTGGAGCGGGTCCACCGGGACGGGTATCTGATGTCCGTGTGGACGCCCGACACTCGACGGTCCATGCGGCGACTGGCCGAGCTGGGGGTGGACTCGATCACCACCAACCGGGTCGACACGCTGTGCGCCCTGCGCAAGGGGGGAAGCTGAGGGACGGGCGGCCTACACCTTCGACTTCTGCTCCACCGTCGCCGCGTCCTGCGGCTTCGCCCTCGTCACGTACTGCGGTACCGGCGCCGAGTCCTTGCCGTTGTCCCGGGTCAGGCCGTAGCGGAAGGCGCCCTGGGCGGGGCCGTGGTTGACGTCCCTGTTCGCCTCGTCCCAGGTGGAGGGGAAGACGATGATGCCGTAGTCACAGCCCCGTTCGTTCTGGGTGAGGGTGACGCTGCCATCGAGGTAGAAGTACTCGTTCTGCCACATCTGCTGGGTGCCGTCGCGTAGTACGGCGTATCCGATGCTCGCTCCGCCCATGCCGGTCTCGTAGCCGTCGGCGGTGACGTGCGGGTCGTCCATGCGGCGGCCGCCGCCCGAGGCCACATGGAACAGCTTGCCCGTCAGGCCGGTCCAGCTCGGCATGACCAGCGCGCCGGGCCTGTTCCTCGGGGAGATCTGCCAGCGGACGAGGACATAACCCTCGCCGCTGAGCTGCACGCTTTCGCCGCGGTGCTGCATGACCGCCTTCTGGCCCCAGCTGCTGGTGACGCCCGATTCGGGCCGGCGCGGAAGGGCGGCGGGCCGGGCGTTCGCGTCCGGGGCCCGGTCCACGGCGTCGACGACCGTGCCGTACAGGCCGGTTTTCGAGCTCGGCGAAGGCGACGGGGAGGAGCTGGGGGACGGTGACGTGGTGGGCGACGGTGGCCTCGTCGGCTGGGCCGCCGCCGGGGCCCGGGCCGTGCTCAGGGACGTGGGGGCCGCCTGTGGAGGGCGGTCCGCCGGGGGCTGTGTCGCCACGTACGCGCCGCCCGCGACGATCGTCGCGCCCGCCGTCACCGCCACCGCGGGCTTGGTGAGCACGCCGAGCACCTTGGCCGACCAGCCGACGGAGGCAGACCCCGTCGCCACAGCCGTCGCCGCCACCGCCGTCTTGCCGCCGAAGGCGAGGGAGAGGGTGAAGCCGACCGGGATCGGGACGAGGGCGATGCCGACCAGGAGGCGTTCGGCGGGGACCACGACCTCGCCGGGGCTGACCGGGTCGGAGCAGTGGCCGCAGCCCCGGATGTGGCGGGCGATGCGCTTGCGCCACACCGAGTCGGGCCGTCCGCCCCAGCGGGCGGTGACCGCGCCGAGGTCGGGGCAGCCGGAGTCGAGGGCGCGGACGATGCCGCGCGCGGTCTCCAGCCGGGCCTTCATCCGCTGGACACGTACGGCGGCGTGCTGGCGGCTGATGCCGACGGCGGCGGCCAGTTCGCGCCGGGTGAGTTCGCCCGCGACCTCCAGCCACCACAGCGACAGCAGCTGCCGGTCCTCGTCGTCGAGCCAGCGGACGGCTTCCGCGACCTCGCGCCGCTGCCCTTCCAACTGGAGCCTGAGGACCGTCAGTTCGGCGAAGTCGGCGGCGGCGTGCGCGTCGCTGTCGTCGTCGAGCGGGTCGGCCGTACGCCGGCGCGCCCGGTCCCGTATCTGCCGCATGGCGATGGCGACCAGCCAGGACCGGAAGCTGTCCGGATCGCGAAGCGTGTCGAGGTTGTCGACGGCGCGCAGCATGGTCTCCTGCACGACGTCGTCGACGTCGGCGTGCCCGTTGAGGGCCCGGCCGACGATGTTGTAGACGAGCGGCAGCCAGCCCTCGATCAGCTCGTCGAGGGCGCGTCGGTCGCCCGACTGCGCGGCCGCGATGATGGAGCGCCACTGCCGCCCGTCCACGTACGTCCCTTCCGGTCCTGCCCGGCTCACCCGGCTCGATCGGTGTGTTCCGTACCTTCTCAGCCAACGCCGTGGCATAGGGAACCCCGAGGCGGAGATCACAGGCCGGGATCACGGTGTGGGAGAGGAGACGGGGCGGGGGCGGCCCGGATAACAGTTTTTCGTCGCCCCCGCTCAAGGGGTATGTGTCAGCCGACAGCGGCGGCTGTCGGGACTGCCGTCGCCTCCGCCGTGAGGGCCTCCAAGCGCTTGATCCGCTTCCACACCAGGTACAGCGGGATCACACCGAACACCCCGAACGAC belongs to Streptomyces graminofaciens and includes:
- a CDS encoding ABC transporter permease, coding for MDTRQSRIFGTSVNWLKSRLVVIAGLLTLGYLLLPNVVVTVFSFNQPKGRFNYEWQQFSTAAWTDPCGVADLCGSLSLSLQLAAWATLGATVLGTMIAFALVRYRFRARGAVNSLIFLPMAMPEVVMAASLLTLFLNLGAQLGFWTILIAHIMFCLSFVVVAVKARVMSMDPRLEEAARDLYAGPVQTFVRVTLPIAAPGIAAGALLAFALSFDDFIITNFNAGSTVTFPMFVWGSAQRGTPVQINVIGTAMFLVAVLFVVAGMAIGNRRKKQKA
- a CDS encoding ABC transporter permease, which encodes MSTLTEAAAEAPPPLAPGPTAKPPRKRGRWTPYLLLAPGLIWLVVFFAMPMVYQASTSVQTGSLEDGYKVTWHFATYWDALSEYYPQFLRSVLYAGSATILCLLLGYPLAYLIAFRAGRWRNLILILVIAPFFTSFLIRTLAWKTILSDGGPVVGALGSLHVLDVTSWLGLTAGDRVLATPLAVVCGLTYNFLPFMILPLYTSLERIDGRLHEAAGDLYARPFTTFRKVTFPLSMPGVVSGTLLTFIPASGDYVNAELLGSTNTQMIGNVIQSQFLRILDYPTAAALSFILMAAILLMVTVYIRKSGTEDLV
- a CDS encoding NAD(P)/FAD-dependent oxidoreductase — protein: MAPSAMTRWTKSLSDAQPVPYWLEDPGKPHPEPALTGTETCDLLVVGGGYSGLWTALVAKEREPGRDVVLLEGREVGWAASGRNGGFCAASITHGLANGLARWPDEIHKLQELGDRNLDEIEAAVARHDLDCDFERTGEIDVATETYQAWELRDWYEEIERKGLADGIEFLDADAVRDQVASPTFEAGLHDRRGVAMLHPAKLAWNLKRACVRLGVRVYEHTPALTLKPYGAGMAVRTPYGSVRARHIALGTNIFPSLVKRVRAYTVPVYDYALMTEPLTAEQLDSIGWKNRQGLGDSANQFHYFRLSADNRILWGGYDAIYQYGGRLRAEYDDRPETYAKLAGHFFTCFPQLEGVRFTNAWGGAIDTCSRFSAFFGTAHQGKVAYAAGYTGLGVGATRFGAEVMLDLLSGERTELTELEMVRKKPLPFPPEPFAWTGIALTKWSLARADSHGGRRNLWLKAMDRMGLGFDS
- a CDS encoding phosphatase PAP2 family protein — its product is MGESRSGPPQLRSGRALAHTPGASGSGSPHRSDGRSPQTPRGARHTDPVGRPRTSPPVRGRPTIFSGRRAALLLLGAPALLFALITWQVLTHGPLARADERLSDSLVHRGDATQFLADLGNVTVAVPVLAVVAAYAAWRARATGGDHWWRRPAAAALLMAAVPLWVVPLKELIARSGPAIMGPGTGFYPSGHTATASMAYGGAVLLLLPRLRGALARRALVVLALVVNLGVGFGLVRQGYHWPFDVVASWCVCALLLSTPWLRVGRPAG
- a CDS encoding ABC transporter ATP-binding protein, whose product is MTSKKTTDNGSGDVRLSGIGKTYGSFTAVHPLDLTVPEGSFFALLGASGCGKTTTLRMIAGLEEPSCGTVSLGDHDVTNLPPYKRPVNTVFQSYALFPHLDIFENVAFGLRRRGIKSVKKQVEEMLELVQLGEQARKKPHQLSGGQQQRVAVARALINHPKVLLLDEPLGALDLKLRRQMQLELKRIQTEVGITFIHVTHDQEEAMTMADTVAVMNGGRVEQLGSPADLYENPKTTFVANFLGTSNLIEAEVDSQSGAEIVLKAGDGKLLLPEARCSAPTRTGGKVLVGVRPEKITLTHADDAGEIPVGRNRITGKIAATSFIGVSTQYVIDSSVCPEFEVYVQNIDRDARLVPGADVVLHWSPAHTFGLDAAQSLLAGTAGSAGVEEGAAV